In the genome of Quercus robur chromosome 3, dhQueRobu3.1, whole genome shotgun sequence, one region contains:
- the LOC126718241 gene encoding cyclin-dependent kinase G-2 isoform X1, with protein MAAGRHGGYRENEFRDRESNFDLSRRDFANGKEDYDRVRSSNGSREYKRGRGRGDIRDKGRVRQKDIKERKVVNGGYRSASSKSDSGSSGGGGGGIGGPRRCGLAARTVDREPGELSSESDDAIESESQVKDASVSKLMENGGQSPPPQRKRKFSPIIWDRDEKEVNNLSRSRASTTVAAALPPPPPLPKAYRQSPNVVPDGGVQISPVKSTKDESVEQSSSSFEPPLAPGSGGRALSESPVELSPGSPKQRWGNDLEAEQIEDDDYVPTRNISSSRWAAGNNSPVDEGEIVDDEEMPRRRRKLPPSESLEAGVHNKSLSPELGELRREGSERSAAKSSESDELVARARSLSGDDYTGNNLDKDDYMEIDEERNKNYSSVSQSDTDSGDDDDSQGTPELSPSALPQRSLNMLQGCRSVDEFERLNRIDEGTYGVVYRARDKKTGEIVALKKVKMEKEKEGFPMTSLREINILLSLHNPSIVDVKEVVVGSSLDSIFMVMEYMEHDLKGLMETMKQPFSQSEVKCLMLQLLEGVKYLHDNWVLHRDLKTSNLLLNNRGDLKICDFGLARQYGSPLKPYTHLVVTLWYRAPELLLGAKLYSTAIDMWSLGCIMAELLSKEPLFNGKTEFDQLDKIFRILGTPNETIWPGFSKLPGVKVNFVKHQYNLLRKKFPATSFTGSPVLSDSGFDLLNKLLTYDPEKRITAEAALNHDWFREVPLPKSKEFMPTFPAQHAQDRRTRRIMKSPDPLEEQRRKELQQGHLGTGGVLG; from the exons atggcgGCTGGGAGGCATGGGGGTTATCGCGAGAATGAGTTCAGGGACCGCGAGTCCAACTTTGATTTGTCGAGGAGGGATTTTGCTAATGGCAAGGAAGATTATGATCGGGTTAGGAGTAGTAATGGTAGTCGTGAATATAAAAGGGGTCGAGGTCGGGGGGATATAAGAGACAAGGGTAGGGTTAGGCAGAAGGATATTAAGGAGAGGAAAGTGGTGAATGGTGGGTATCGATCAGCTTCCAGTAAGAGTGATTCGGGcagtagtggtggtggtggtggtggtattGGTGGGCCCAGGCGATGTGGGCTTGCGGCTAGGACTGTTGATAGGGAACCAGGTGAGTTGTCAAGTGAGTCTGATGATGCTATTGAATCCGAATCGCAGGTTAAGGATGCCAGTGTATCGAAACTGATGGAGAATGGGGGTCAGTCTCCACCTCCGCAGAGGAAGAGGAAGTTTTCGCCTATAATTTGGGATAGAGATGAGAAGGAGGTCAATAATTTGTCAAGAAGTAGGGCGTCCACGACAGTGGCAGCAGCCCTTCCTCCTCCCCCGCCATTGCCTAAGGCATACCGTCAGTCACCTAATGTTGTTCCAGATGGTGGTGTACAAATTTCTCCTGTTAAGAGTACTAAAGATGAGAGTGTGGAGCAATCTTCATCGTCATTTGAACCTCCTTTGGCACCTGGATCAGGGGGGCGTGCTTTGTCCGAGTCTCCAGTAGAATTGTCTCCTGGGTCGCCAAAGCAGCGGTGGGGTAATGATCTCGAAGCAGAGCAAATAGAAGATGATGATTATGTTCCAACCCGGAACATTTCGTCTTCAAGATGGGCAGCTGGGAATAACTCTCCGGTTGATGAAGGTGAAATTGTAGATGATGAGGAAATGCCTAGAAGGAGAAGGAAATTGCCTCCGTCGGAGTCACTGGAGGCTGGAGTACACAACAAGTCTTTGAGTCCAGAGCTTGGGGAGCTCAGGAGAGAAGGCTCTGAAAGATCTGCAGCTAAATCATCTGAATCTGATGAACTAGTTGCCCGTGCTAGGTCTTTGAGTGGGGATGATTACACTGGTAATAATTTAGACAAGGATGACTACATGGAGATTGATGAGGAacgtaataaaaattatagtagTGTTAGCCAGTCAGATACAGATTCTGGGGATGACGATGATTCTCAAGGGACACCTGAACTCTCTCCTTCAGCCCTTCCCCAAAGAAGCTTAAACATGCTTCAGGGTTGTAGAAGCGTTGATGAGTTTGAGAGACTAAACAGAATAGATGAAGGCACCTATGGAGTTGTATATAGAGCTAGAGATAAGAAGACGGGGGAAATTGTGGCATTGAAGAAAGTAAAAAtggagaaggaaaaagaaggtTTTCCAATGACATCTCTGAGAGAAATAAACATTCTCCTTTCTCTTCATAACCCATCAATTGTAGATGTTAAAGAGGTGGTGGTGGGGAGTAGCCTTGATAGCATTTTTATGGTGATGGAGTACATGGAACATGATCTCAAAGGGCTCATGGAAACAATGAAGCAGCCGTTTAGTCAGAGTGAAGTGAAATGCCTAATGCTCCAGCTTTTGGAGGGTGTTAAGTATCTTCATGATAACTGGGTGCTTCATCGGGATTTGAAGACATCAAATCTGCTTTTGAATAATCGGGGTGACTTGAAgatttgtgattttgggttggCACGACAATATGGGAGTCCATTGAAACCATATACTCATTTGGTGGTTACCCTTTGGTACAG GGCACCTGAACTTCTGCTGGGAGCAAAACTATATTCCACAGCAATTGACATGTGGTCACTGGGTTGCATCATGGCTGAATTACTATCAAAGGAACCATTGTTCAATGGGAAGACTGAATTTGATCAACTTGACAAG ATTTTTAGGATTCTTGGCACACCAAATGAGACAATTTGGCCTGGGTTTTCCAAGCTCCCTGGGGTCAAGGTCAACTTTGTTAAGCATCA GTATAACCTATTGCGGAAGAAATTCCCAGCTACATCATTCACTGGATCACCAGTTCTTTCCGATTCTGGATTTGACTTGTTAAACAAACTTTTAACTTATGACCCTGAGAAG CGGATTACAGCTGAAGCTGCTCTTAATCATGACTGGTTTCGTGAAGTTCCTCTACCCAAGTCCAAAGAGTTTATGCCAACTTTTCCCGCTCAACATGCTCAAGACAG GCGTACGCGTAGAATAATGAAGAGTCCCGATCCTTTAGAAGAGCAGCGTAGAAAGGAGTTGCAGCAAGGGCATTTAGGGACTGGTGGTGTGCTTGGCTAA
- the LOC126718241 gene encoding cyclin-dependent kinase G-2 isoform X2 yields MENGGQSPPPQRKRKFSPIIWDRDEKEVNNLSRSRASTTVAAALPPPPPLPKAYRQSPNVVPDGGVQISPVKSTKDESVEQSSSSFEPPLAPGSGGRALSESPVELSPGSPKQRWGNDLEAEQIEDDDYVPTRNISSSRWAAGNNSPVDEGEIVDDEEMPRRRRKLPPSESLEAGVHNKSLSPELGELRREGSERSAAKSSESDELVARARSLSGDDYTGNNLDKDDYMEIDEERNKNYSSVSQSDTDSGDDDDSQGTPELSPSALPQRSLNMLQGCRSVDEFERLNRIDEGTYGVVYRARDKKTGEIVALKKVKMEKEKEGFPMTSLREINILLSLHNPSIVDVKEVVVGSSLDSIFMVMEYMEHDLKGLMETMKQPFSQSEVKCLMLQLLEGVKYLHDNWVLHRDLKTSNLLLNNRGDLKICDFGLARQYGSPLKPYTHLVVTLWYRAPELLLGAKLYSTAIDMWSLGCIMAELLSKEPLFNGKTEFDQLDKIFRILGTPNETIWPGFSKLPGVKVNFVKHQYNLLRKKFPATSFTGSPVLSDSGFDLLNKLLTYDPEKRITAEAALNHDWFREVPLPKSKEFMPTFPAQHAQDRRTRRIMKSPDPLEEQRRKELQQGHLGTGGVLG; encoded by the exons ATGGAGAATGGGGGTCAGTCTCCACCTCCGCAGAGGAAGAGGAAGTTTTCGCCTATAATTTGGGATAGAGATGAGAAGGAGGTCAATAATTTGTCAAGAAGTAGGGCGTCCACGACAGTGGCAGCAGCCCTTCCTCCTCCCCCGCCATTGCCTAAGGCATACCGTCAGTCACCTAATGTTGTTCCAGATGGTGGTGTACAAATTTCTCCTGTTAAGAGTACTAAAGATGAGAGTGTGGAGCAATCTTCATCGTCATTTGAACCTCCTTTGGCACCTGGATCAGGGGGGCGTGCTTTGTCCGAGTCTCCAGTAGAATTGTCTCCTGGGTCGCCAAAGCAGCGGTGGGGTAATGATCTCGAAGCAGAGCAAATAGAAGATGATGATTATGTTCCAACCCGGAACATTTCGTCTTCAAGATGGGCAGCTGGGAATAACTCTCCGGTTGATGAAGGTGAAATTGTAGATGATGAGGAAATGCCTAGAAGGAGAAGGAAATTGCCTCCGTCGGAGTCACTGGAGGCTGGAGTACACAACAAGTCTTTGAGTCCAGAGCTTGGGGAGCTCAGGAGAGAAGGCTCTGAAAGATCTGCAGCTAAATCATCTGAATCTGATGAACTAGTTGCCCGTGCTAGGTCTTTGAGTGGGGATGATTACACTGGTAATAATTTAGACAAGGATGACTACATGGAGATTGATGAGGAacgtaataaaaattatagtagTGTTAGCCAGTCAGATACAGATTCTGGGGATGACGATGATTCTCAAGGGACACCTGAACTCTCTCCTTCAGCCCTTCCCCAAAGAAGCTTAAACATGCTTCAGGGTTGTAGAAGCGTTGATGAGTTTGAGAGACTAAACAGAATAGATGAAGGCACCTATGGAGTTGTATATAGAGCTAGAGATAAGAAGACGGGGGAAATTGTGGCATTGAAGAAAGTAAAAAtggagaaggaaaaagaaggtTTTCCAATGACATCTCTGAGAGAAATAAACATTCTCCTTTCTCTTCATAACCCATCAATTGTAGATGTTAAAGAGGTGGTGGTGGGGAGTAGCCTTGATAGCATTTTTATGGTGATGGAGTACATGGAACATGATCTCAAAGGGCTCATGGAAACAATGAAGCAGCCGTTTAGTCAGAGTGAAGTGAAATGCCTAATGCTCCAGCTTTTGGAGGGTGTTAAGTATCTTCATGATAACTGGGTGCTTCATCGGGATTTGAAGACATCAAATCTGCTTTTGAATAATCGGGGTGACTTGAAgatttgtgattttgggttggCACGACAATATGGGAGTCCATTGAAACCATATACTCATTTGGTGGTTACCCTTTGGTACAG GGCACCTGAACTTCTGCTGGGAGCAAAACTATATTCCACAGCAATTGACATGTGGTCACTGGGTTGCATCATGGCTGAATTACTATCAAAGGAACCATTGTTCAATGGGAAGACTGAATTTGATCAACTTGACAAG ATTTTTAGGATTCTTGGCACACCAAATGAGACAATTTGGCCTGGGTTTTCCAAGCTCCCTGGGGTCAAGGTCAACTTTGTTAAGCATCA GTATAACCTATTGCGGAAGAAATTCCCAGCTACATCATTCACTGGATCACCAGTTCTTTCCGATTCTGGATTTGACTTGTTAAACAAACTTTTAACTTATGACCCTGAGAAG CGGATTACAGCTGAAGCTGCTCTTAATCATGACTGGTTTCGTGAAGTTCCTCTACCCAAGTCCAAAGAGTTTATGCCAACTTTTCCCGCTCAACATGCTCAAGACAG GCGTACGCGTAGAATAATGAAGAGTCCCGATCCTTTAGAAGAGCAGCGTAGAAAGGAGTTGCAGCAAGGGCATTTAGGGACTGGTGGTGTGCTTGGCTAA
- the LOC126718244 gene encoding remorin 4.1 produces MRSLEDKGCYNHGSTQEISTSNNINFEFHKGNGATYTRSSHHRNALSKPTPSKWDDAQKWLVGLSRSVGEKNQSKTTKPRNSNADDLRLIAPVPQKEQDYSSGEEEEEQNGVEAQCKAETKKVDCDESVWRINKPLENSTPTVPVRSICVRDMGTEMTPIGSLEPSRTATPIRATTPATRSPIVSGSSTPARCQHGKQAGHEGYQTGLTSTDGRGDTNPSGRGSCTTRQCGGDSNACERNKNLDQAKTLSPLESRAVAWDEAERTKYIARYKREELKIQAWENHEKRKAEMELKKMEVKAERVKARAQERCANKLAATRRIAEEKRSNAEAKLNEKAVRTSEKADYIRRTGHLPTNFSFKLPSLCW; encoded by the exons atgAGATCTCTAGAGGATAAGGGGTGCTATAACCATGGTTCAACACAGGAGATTTCAACTAGCAATAACATCAACTTTGAGTTTCACAAAGGGAACGGAGCTACATACACTCGCAGTTCCCATCATCGAAATGCCTTGAGCAAACCAACACCATCAAAGTGGGATGATGCACAAAAATGGCTGGTTGGGTTGTCAAGATCAGTGGGAGAGAAAAACCAATCCAAAACTACTAAGCCACGGAATTCGAATGCTGATGATTTGAGACTAATAGCTCCTGTTCCACAAAAAGAGCAGGACTACTCgagtggtgaagaagaagaagaacaaaatggAGTGGAAGCTCAATGTAAAGCTGAGACAAAGAAGGTAGATTGTGATGAGTCAGTTTGGCGTATAAATAAGCCTTTAGAGAATTCAACACCAACTGTTCCTGTCCGATCAATATGCGTGAGGGACATGGGGACTGAGATGACCCCAATTGGAAGCTTAGAGCCTTCAAGAACTGCCACACCTATTAGAGCCACAACTCCTGCAACAAGGAGCCCAATAGTTTCTGGATCATCCACTCCAGCTAGGTGCCAACATGGAAAGCAAGCTGGTCATGAGGGCTATCAGACAGGTCTAACATCCACTGATGGCAGAGGAGATACTAACCCCTCTGGCAGGGGGAGTTGCACAACCAGACAGTGTGGAGGAGACTCAAATGCTTGCGAGAGGAACAAGAATTTGGATCAAGCTAAAACATTGAGTCCTCTAGAAAGCCGAGCAGTGGCTTGGGATGAAGCAGAACGTACCAAATACATAGCAAG GTACAAGCGTGAAGAGTTGAAGATACAAGCATGGGAAAATCATGAGAAGAGGAAAGCTGAGATGGAATTGAAGAAAATGGAG GTGAAAGCTGAGAGAGTGAAAGCTAGGGCACAAGAAAGGTGTGCAAACAAACTTGCTGCTACTAGAAGAATAGCTGAAGAAAAGCGTTCAAATGCAGAGGCTAAACTGAATGAGAAAGCTGTGAGAACTTCTGAGAAAGCAGATTATATAAGAAGGACCGGTCACTTGCCCACCAACTTCTCCTTCAAGTTGCCTTCTCTTTGCTGGTAG